In Propionicimonas paludicola, a single window of DNA contains:
- a CDS encoding sensor histidine kinase: MSQQLGEAGTTGPRLSGRRRLYGLAVAAIGAPLLTACLIGIRDDLRLDTVLLLFVLVAVAASAVGGVIPAVAASLLSLGMANFFFTPPYGSLWVQNPSELVDLVVFAAVAIGVGIGTEASARATGRAERGRIEAAWLTGLANRATRPDSVERALSEARTVYGANRAALLEDDRVLASSGEAGPDDQQLSVDAGGGRRLELSGPERIGQDRSLLDALAQTTGRLWQAQRLAEQARRAEELAKVDELRASLLAAVGHDLRNPLAAITAAASTLEQTDIELTEADRAELLAAISEHAGRLNSIISNLLDASRLQAGALSVHPAPTDLLDVLAGVIAPGRSWITLDLPEDLPLLSADAGLLERVLANLIDNAGRHGHEAEVQVSAAIENGRGVIRVIDHGPGVAPQRLTEIFAPFQHFGDRVTNGVGLGLAIAKGFTEAMGGTLVASPTRGGGLTMTVTLEVA, encoded by the coding sequence GTGAGCCAGCAGTTGGGCGAGGCTGGCACCACCGGACCTCGACTGTCCGGGAGGCGCCGGCTGTACGGGCTCGCGGTGGCCGCGATCGGCGCACCGCTGCTGACCGCTTGCCTGATCGGGATCCGCGACGACCTGCGACTGGACACCGTCCTGCTGCTGTTCGTGCTGGTTGCGGTGGCCGCTTCGGCGGTCGGCGGGGTGATCCCGGCCGTGGCCGCCTCCCTGCTCAGCCTGGGCATGGCCAACTTCTTCTTCACCCCGCCCTACGGCTCGTTGTGGGTGCAGAACCCCAGTGAGCTGGTCGACCTCGTGGTGTTCGCGGCCGTGGCGATCGGAGTCGGGATCGGCACCGAGGCGTCCGCCCGGGCCACCGGACGGGCCGAGCGCGGCCGGATCGAAGCGGCCTGGCTGACCGGGCTTGCAAACCGGGCCACCCGTCCGGATTCGGTCGAACGCGCCTTGTCGGAGGCCCGCACGGTCTACGGCGCGAACCGGGCCGCGCTGCTCGAGGACGACCGGGTGCTGGCCTCCTCCGGCGAGGCCGGGCCGGATGACCAACAGCTCAGTGTGGATGCCGGCGGCGGCCGTCGGCTCGAACTCAGCGGCCCGGAGCGGATCGGCCAGGACCGCAGCCTGCTGGACGCCCTGGCCCAGACCACCGGACGGCTCTGGCAGGCGCAACGGCTGGCCGAGCAGGCCCGCCGCGCCGAAGAGCTAGCCAAGGTGGACGAACTGCGAGCCAGCCTGCTGGCCGCCGTCGGCCACGACCTGCGCAACCCGCTGGCCGCGATCACCGCGGCCGCCTCGACCCTGGAACAGACCGACATCGAGCTCACCGAGGCCGATCGCGCCGAGCTGCTGGCCGCCATCTCCGAGCACGCCGGACGGCTGAACTCGATCATCTCCAATCTGCTGGACGCCAGCCGGCTGCAAGCCGGCGCGCTGTCGGTGCATCCGGCGCCGACCGACCTGCTGGACGTCCTGGCCGGGGTGATCGCCCCGGGACGCAGCTGGATCACCCTCGACCTGCCCGAGGACCTGCCGCTGCTATCGGCCGACGCCGGCCTGCTGGAGCGGGTCCTGGCGAACCTGATCGACAACGCCGGACGGCATGGCCACGAGGCCGAGGTGCAGGTCAGCGCGGCCATCGAGAACGGTCGCGGAGTGATCCGGGTGATCGACCACGGCCCCGGGGTGGCGCCGCAGCGGCTGACCGAGATCTTCGCCCCGTTCCAGCACTTCGGCGACCGGGTGACCAATGGCGTCGGCCTGGGCCTGGCGATCGCCAAGGGCTTCACCGAGGCCATGGGCGGCACTCTGGTGGCCTCACCCACCCGCGGTGGCGGCCTGACCATGACCGTGACTCTCGAGGTGGCCTGA
- a CDS encoding polysaccharide pyruvyl transferase family protein, translating to MKVFVDAGGQQDNVGDSVLRRAYLDALRHVGELHVLVNVPPDYQAGLHAQSGDRLYTDPKAWLRAARASVLRERICLAYNSGELRISERAASGGPTAEQVVAWLNRIRGGLVVMAGNSVRPGFAMTSTFGPGNARTATLVSWREQWSADQVGRGAVNPDWAFALGSPAELLRSPGERRLVTVTMRGDRPAPPPEWYDQVTTLASERGCRLQVVVQVRRDGQRAAELAAGLGADLLDWPATESLRSREARLRHYYRDSLAVISDRAHALIIGMTEGAVPIGVTTSSPEKIRRLFGVVSTLPIAPDEAGDDPRRWQLLLDSRPQLAADLAAARAQLDVLRGHLLAAAS from the coding sequence ATGAAGGTCTTCGTCGACGCCGGCGGCCAGCAGGACAACGTCGGTGATTCGGTGCTGCGCCGGGCCTACTTGGACGCCCTGCGACACGTCGGTGAGCTGCACGTGCTGGTGAACGTACCCCCCGACTATCAGGCCGGGCTGCACGCGCAATCCGGTGACCGGCTGTACACAGATCCGAAGGCCTGGCTACGGGCGGCCCGCGCCAGCGTGCTGCGCGAGCGGATCTGCCTGGCCTACAACTCCGGCGAGTTGCGGATCTCTGAGCGGGCGGCGAGCGGAGGACCGACGGCAGAGCAGGTGGTCGCCTGGCTGAACCGGATCCGGGGTGGTCTGGTGGTGATGGCCGGGAACAGCGTCCGCCCCGGTTTCGCCATGACCAGCACCTTCGGCCCGGGCAACGCGCGTACCGCCACCCTGGTGTCCTGGCGCGAGCAGTGGTCGGCCGACCAGGTGGGTCGCGGTGCGGTGAACCCGGACTGGGCCTTCGCCCTCGGCAGCCCCGCCGAACTCCTGCGCTCACCCGGTGAGCGTCGGCTGGTCACCGTCACCATGCGCGGCGACCGGCCGGCACCGCCCCCGGAGTGGTACGACCAGGTGACCACGCTCGCCTCCGAGCGGGGCTGCCGGCTGCAGGTGGTGGTCCAGGTGCGGCGCGATGGCCAACGGGCCGCGGAACTGGCCGCAGGGCTCGGCGCCGACCTGCTCGACTGGCCGGCCACGGAGAGTCTCCGCAGCCGAGAGGCCCGCCTGCGGCATTACTACCGCGACAGCCTTGCGGTGATCAGCGACCGGGCCCACGCGCTGATCATCGGGATGACCGAGGGGGCCGTCCCGATCGGGGTGACCACCTCGTCCCCGGAGAAGATCCGGCGACTTTTCGGTGTGGTCAGCACGCTGCCGATCGCCCCGGACGAGGCCGGCGACGACCCGCGGCGCTGGCAACTCCTGCTCGACTCTCGGCCCCAGCTGGCTGCCGACCTGGCCGCTGCCCGCGCGCAGCTGGACGTCCTGCGTGGACATCTGCTCGCCGCGGCGAGCTGA
- a CDS encoding response regulator produces MPRLLIVEDEPALRRALTINLTARHYQVEAVPDGSTALRAAAAAPPDLAIVDLGLPDLDGVDVIRGLRGWTQIPIIVLSARDAQAEKVRALDAGADDYVTKPFGMDELVARIRAALRRTDGAEVVAPIVRTASFEIDLAAKRASRNGAPVRLTPTEWHLVEILVRRPGTLVPSSQLLAEVWGPGYAKETNYLRVYFAGLRRKLEADPAHPAHFITEPGVGYRFEP; encoded by the coding sequence ATGCCGCGGCTCCTGATCGTCGAGGATGAGCCGGCGCTACGCCGGGCGCTGACCATCAACCTGACCGCCCGCCACTACCAGGTCGAGGCGGTGCCGGACGGCTCCACGGCGTTGCGAGCGGCCGCCGCCGCCCCGCCGGATCTGGCCATCGTCGATCTGGGGCTGCCCGATCTGGACGGCGTGGACGTGATCCGCGGCCTGCGCGGCTGGACCCAGATCCCGATCATCGTGCTGTCCGCCCGGGACGCCCAGGCCGAGAAGGTGCGGGCCCTGGACGCCGGCGCCGACGACTACGTCACCAAGCCGTTCGGGATGGACGAGTTGGTGGCCCGGATCCGGGCCGCGCTGCGGCGCACCGACGGCGCTGAGGTGGTGGCTCCGATCGTCCGGACCGCCAGCTTCGAGATCGATCTGGCCGCCAAGCGGGCCAGCCGGAACGGGGCCCCGGTGCGGCTGACCCCGACCGAGTGGCATCTGGTCGAGATCCTGGTCCGTCGACCCGGCACCCTGGTGCCGAGCAGCCAGCTGCTGGCCGAAGTGTGGGGTCCCGGCTATGCCAAGGAGACCAACTACCTGCGGGTGTACTTCGCCGGGCTGCGTCGCAAGCTGGAGGCCGATCCGGCGCACCCGGCACATTTCATCACCGAGCCGGGAGTCGGCTACCGCTTCGAGCCGTGA
- the tdh gene encoding L-threonine 3-dehydrogenase — translation MRALVKTAPGPGLELVEVPEPVCGPGQVKLRVLRAGLCGTDLHLEAWDDWAASTVRAPLTIGHEFYGEVVEVGADVTGVAVGDRASGEGHIVCGNCRNCRAGRRHVCINTVGLGVNTNGAFADYVVIPATNLWRQPEAIDPDLGAIFDPLGNATHTALQWPVVGEDVLITGAGPIGVMAAAIVRHAGAKHVVVSDLSDYRLGLAKAAGADLCVNVGSTRIADAQRDLGMREGFDIGLEMSGAPSAVTEMLANLNHGAKVAMLGLPKDPYPIDWGRVITHMITIKGIYGREMFETWYLMSSMLASSSVLADAIRSVITHRFAAQDWAQAFATARSGECGKVILDWS, via the coding sequence ATGCGGGCATTGGTGAAGACGGCCCCCGGGCCGGGGCTGGAGTTGGTCGAGGTTCCCGAGCCGGTGTGCGGACCGGGCCAGGTGAAGCTGCGGGTGCTGCGGGCCGGGCTGTGCGGTACCGACCTGCACTTGGAGGCGTGGGACGACTGGGCGGCCAGTACCGTCCGGGCGCCGCTGACCATCGGCCACGAGTTCTACGGCGAGGTGGTCGAGGTCGGGGCGGACGTCACCGGAGTGGCGGTCGGCGACCGGGCCTCCGGCGAGGGTCACATCGTCTGCGGGAACTGCCGCAACTGCCGGGCCGGACGCCGCCACGTCTGCATCAACACCGTCGGCCTCGGGGTGAACACCAACGGCGCCTTCGCCGATTACGTGGTGATCCCGGCCACCAACCTGTGGCGCCAGCCCGAGGCCATCGACCCGGACCTGGGTGCCATCTTCGATCCGCTGGGCAACGCCACCCACACCGCGCTGCAGTGGCCGGTGGTCGGCGAGGACGTCCTGATCACCGGAGCCGGGCCGATCGGGGTGATGGCCGCGGCCATCGTCCGGCACGCCGGAGCCAAGCACGTCGTGGTTAGCGACCTCAGCGATTACCGGCTGGGCCTGGCCAAGGCGGCCGGCGCCGACCTGTGCGTGAACGTCGGCAGCACCCGAATCGCCGACGCCCAGCGCGACCTGGGCATGCGGGAGGGCTTCGACATCGGGCTGGAGATGTCCGGCGCGCCCAGCGCGGTCACCGAGATGCTGGCCAACCTGAACCACGGCGCCAAGGTGGCCATGCTCGGCCTGCCGAAGGATCCCTACCCGATCGACTGGGGACGGGTGATCACCCACATGATCACCATCAAGGGCATCTACGGACGCGAGATGTTCGAGACCTGGTACCTGATGAGTTCGATGCTGGCCAGTTCGTCCGTCCTTGCCGATGCCATTCGCTCGGTGATCACCCACCGCTTCGCCGCGCAGGACTGGGCACAGGCCTTCGCCACCGCGCGCAGCGGCGAGTGCGGCAAGGTGATCCTGGACTGGAGCTAG
- a CDS encoding MFS transporter — protein MSSEESVTTVEERPGWRRDITLFLTGQTVSLFGSMLVQYAVMWYLTLTTKDGTVLALSTVFGFLPQAIISIFGGVWADRHNRKLLIIGADASIALATATLAILMFFGNRELWLIYAALAVRSAGAGIQTPAVGALLPQIVPSDRLLSINGINQSIQAGMMLIAPAVAALLYATLPLYWILGVDVVTAAIGIGLMTLIPVAKIVRSEATPTGYFSDLSAGFRYVVTHPLIRWLLGLYAVVMVLAAAPSFLTPLMVARSFGEEVWKLTVLELSFSIGMMLAGATIGSWGKRFSRIGLIVGASIGFGFLSIGMGLSSNLWVFYGFMFLTGVAVPVFSTPSMTVLQEVVEPDRQGRVFGFFGIVSATAMPVGMAVFGPLANLQSVEFVLILSGMVTLIVAAIALLLPSGRRAMRAARDHTDPLSHGHGVSLPTGGAEPAADA, from the coding sequence GTGAGCAGCGAAGAGAGTGTGACCACCGTCGAAGAGCGTCCCGGTTGGCGCCGCGACATCACGCTGTTCCTGACCGGGCAGACCGTGTCGCTGTTCGGCTCGATGCTCGTCCAGTACGCGGTGATGTGGTACCTGACCTTGACCACCAAGGACGGCACGGTGCTGGCCCTGTCCACGGTGTTCGGCTTCCTGCCGCAGGCGATCATCTCGATCTTCGGTGGGGTGTGGGCCGATCGGCACAACCGCAAGCTACTGATCATCGGCGCGGACGCGTCCATTGCGCTGGCCACCGCCACCTTGGCGATCCTGATGTTCTTCGGCAACCGCGAGCTGTGGCTAATCTACGCCGCGCTCGCTGTGCGCTCGGCCGGTGCCGGCATCCAGACGCCCGCGGTCGGCGCGCTGTTGCCGCAGATCGTCCCGTCCGACCGGCTGCTGTCCATCAACGGGATCAACCAGTCGATCCAGGCCGGGATGATGCTGATCGCCCCGGCCGTGGCCGCCCTGCTTTACGCGACCCTGCCGCTGTACTGGATCCTCGGGGTGGACGTGGTGACGGCCGCCATCGGGATCGGCCTGATGACCCTGATTCCGGTCGCCAAGATCGTCCGCTCGGAGGCGACTCCGACCGGCTACTTCTCCGACCTGAGCGCCGGCTTCCGCTACGTGGTCACCCATCCGCTGATCCGCTGGCTGCTCGGGCTGTACGCCGTGGTGATGGTCCTGGCCGCGGCCCCGTCCTTCCTGACCCCGCTGATGGTGGCTCGCAGCTTCGGCGAAGAGGTCTGGAAGCTGACCGTGCTGGAGCTGTCGTTCTCGATCGGGATGATGCTGGCCGGTGCCACCATCGGCAGCTGGGGCAAGCGGTTCAGCCGGATCGGTCTGATCGTGGGCGCCTCGATCGGCTTCGGCTTCCTGTCCATCGGGATGGGCCTGTCCAGCAACCTGTGGGTCTTCTACGGCTTCATGTTCCTGACCGGAGTGGCGGTGCCGGTGTTCTCCACACCGTCGATGACGGTGCTGCAGGAGGTCGTGGAGCCGGATCGGCAGGGCCGGGTGTTCGGCTTCTTCGGGATCGTCTCGGCGACCGCCATGCCGGTCGGGATGGCCGTCTTCGGCCCGTTGGCCAACCTCCAGTCGGTGGAGTTCGTGCTGATTCTGTCCGGGATGGTCACCTTGATCGTCGCGGCCATCGCGCTGCTGCTGCCGTCCGGACGACGGGCGATGCGGGCGGCCCGGGATCACACAGATCCGCTGTCCCACGGCCATGGCGTAAGTCTTCCCACCGGAGGTGCCGAGCCGGCAGCCGACGCCTAG
- a CDS encoding APC family permease, with protein MTIGFRAPKRLLVGNPMRSAQMHETLLPKRLALPVYCSDPISSNAYATQEILLVLALGGASAVLITPWVALVVVGLLALVTLSYRQTCYAYPDGGGAYAVSKANLGRTASLIAASALMVDYVMTVAVSIAASVENLVSAFPELHTYTVELCVGFIVVLMLMNLRGVRESGTVFAIPTYGFIVSVFVMLGAGFWQMLQGHAPVAESAAFGFTGLTPSGAALLILLLRAFASGCTSLTGVEAVSNGVPTFRSPKSHNAALTLIAMAVLSITMMVGLSFLATSAGVHIADSPSHELSGVPEGYVQRTVLAQLASAIFGNNSFGFFAVQGFTTLILALAANTAFNGFPILGSILAEDRFLPKQLTRRGDRLVFSNGIVILATTAAALIVIFGGSVTKLIQLYILGVFVSFTLSQLGMVIYWRRQAREHGWTPAHITSAIINAVGALATAVVLVIVLITKFTHGAYLVVIAMPLLVFLMFRIHRHYQRVSRQLQPRAAGIILPSRIHAVVLISQLNEPSLKALAFARAIHPSTITALRVDTNPARTAKLIEDWAARDIPVPLSIVTSDYRDLVEPVLSYLDRIHIGPRDVVQVFIPEYVVGHWWEAILHNQSALRLKTRLLFMPGVMVTSVPYQLKSAEPYRLSPPGAGAEPPARPPQPEPGTSPRPQSAAQGTREENLASSVR; from the coding sequence GTGACTATTGGATTCCGCGCCCCGAAGCGGCTGCTGGTCGGCAACCCGATGCGCTCGGCACAGATGCACGAGACGCTCCTGCCGAAGCGGCTGGCTCTGCCGGTCTACTGCTCCGACCCGATCTCGTCCAACGCCTACGCCACCCAGGAGATCCTGCTGGTGCTGGCCCTGGGCGGTGCCTCGGCCGTCCTGATCACCCCGTGGGTGGCCCTGGTGGTGGTCGGCCTGCTGGCGCTGGTGACGCTGTCCTATCGGCAGACCTGCTACGCCTACCCGGACGGCGGTGGCGCCTACGCGGTCAGCAAGGCCAACCTCGGACGGACCGCCTCGCTGATCGCCGCCTCGGCGCTGATGGTCGACTACGTGATGACGGTGGCCGTGTCGATCGCGGCCAGTGTGGAGAACCTGGTCTCGGCCTTCCCGGAGCTGCACACCTACACCGTCGAGCTGTGCGTCGGCTTCATCGTGGTGCTGATGCTGATGAACCTGCGCGGCGTCCGCGAGTCCGGGACGGTGTTCGCGATCCCCACCTACGGCTTCATCGTCAGCGTCTTCGTGATGCTGGGAGCCGGCTTCTGGCAGATGCTGCAGGGGCACGCCCCGGTCGCCGAGTCGGCCGCCTTCGGCTTCACCGGGCTGACCCCGTCCGGGGCTGCCTTGCTGATCCTGCTGCTGCGCGCCTTCGCCTCCGGCTGTACCTCGCTGACCGGCGTCGAGGCGGTCTCCAACGGGGTGCCGACCTTCCGCTCACCGAAGAGCCACAATGCCGCACTCACCCTGATCGCCATGGCCGTGCTGAGCATCACCATGATGGTGGGGCTGTCCTTCCTGGCCACCAGCGCCGGCGTGCACATCGCCGACAGCCCCAGCCATGAGCTCAGCGGAGTGCCCGAAGGCTACGTCCAGCGGACGGTGCTGGCCCAGCTCGCCTCGGCCATCTTCGGCAACAACAGCTTCGGCTTCTTCGCCGTCCAGGGCTTCACCACGCTGATCCTGGCCCTGGCCGCGAACACCGCCTTCAACGGGTTCCCGATCCTGGGTTCGATCCTGGCCGAGGACCGGTTCCTGCCCAAGCAGCTGACCCGCCGCGGCGACCGGCTGGTGTTCAGCAACGGCATCGTGATCCTGGCCACCACGGCCGCCGCGCTGATCGTGATCTTCGGCGGCTCGGTGACCAAGCTGATCCAGCTGTACATCCTGGGCGTCTTCGTCTCGTTCACCCTGAGCCAGCTGGGCATGGTCATCTACTGGCGGCGTCAGGCCCGCGAGCACGGCTGGACGCCCGCGCACATCACTTCGGCCATCATCAACGCCGTCGGAGCTCTGGCCACTGCCGTGGTGCTGGTGATCGTGCTGATCACCAAGTTCACCCACGGCGCCTACCTGGTGGTGATCGCCATGCCGCTGCTGGTGTTCCTGATGTTCCGGATCCACCGGCACTACCAGCGGGTGTCCCGCCAGCTGCAGCCCCGGGCGGCCGGAATCATCCTGCCGAGCCGGATCCACGCCGTGGTGCTGATCAGCCAGCTGAACGAGCCGTCGCTGAAGGCGCTGGCCTTCGCTCGGGCGATCCACCCGTCCACGATCACGGCGCTGCGGGTGGACACCAACCCGGCGCGCACCGCCAAGCTGATCGAGGACTGGGCTGCCCGCGACATTCCGGTGCCGCTGAGCATCGTCACCTCCGACTATCGGGATCTGGTCGAGCCAGTGCTCAGCTACCTCGACCGGATCCACATCGGCCCGCGCGACGTCGTCCAGGTGTTCATTCCCGAGTACGTGGTCGGGCACTGGTGGGAGGCCATCCTGCACAACCAGAGCGCGCTGCGGCTGAAGACCCGGCTGCTGTTCATGCCCGGGGTGATGGTGACCAGCGTGCCGTACCAGCTGAAGTCGGCCGAGCCGTACCGGCTGAGCCCGCCGGGGGCCGGTGCCGAGCCGCCGGCCCGACCGCCGCAGCCGGAACCGGGGACGTCCCCGCGCCCGCAGAGCGCTGCACAGGGCACTCGTGAGGAGAATCTGGCAAGCTCTGTGAGGTGA